A region of Corvus cornix cornix isolate S_Up_H32 chromosome 3, ASM73873v5, whole genome shotgun sequence DNA encodes the following proteins:
- the MRPL14 gene encoding 39S ribosomal protein L14, mitochondrial yields the protein MALLSRQFGLSSTHLSSAVIHRQFSITGACQAIQKLTRVRVVDNSTLGNTPYHRPPKCIHVYNKTGVGKVGDKILLAIKGEKKKALIVGHKMPGPTMTPRFDSNNVVLIEDNGNPVGTRIKTPIPYTLRRREGEFSKVLAIARNFV from the exons ATGGCTCTCTTGAGTAGACAATTTGGTTTATCTTCGACCCATCTAAGCAGTGCAGTGATCCACCGACAGTTCAG CATCACTGGAGCATGCCAAGCAATACAGAAACTAACCCGTGTGCGAGTGGTGGACAACAGCACCTTGGGGAACACACCGTACCACCGGCCACCAAAATGTATCCACGTGTATAACAAGACTGGAGTTGGCAAAGTCGGAGATAAGATCCTTCTGGCtatcaaaggagaaaagaagaaggcTTTAATTGTAGGGCACAAGATGCCTGGCCCCACCATGACGCCTAGATTTGATTCCAACAATGTGGTACTCATAGAAGATAATGGAAATCCAGTAGGGACTAGAATAAAAACACCAATACCCTATACACTGCGAAGAAGAGAAGGCGAGTTTTCCAAAGTATTGGCCATTGCCCGCAACTTTGTATGA